From Babylonia areolata isolate BAREFJ2019XMU chromosome 14, ASM4173473v1, whole genome shotgun sequence:
TATTAATGTAGTGATGTGAATTATGATATTGGTTGACATTAAAGTGAGGTTTAGGTTGCTTGCAAGGTCGGGGTGATGTTTTTTATtagtggaaatcttttaaatccagcacTCTTTTATCTCTAAATATTCGGGaggaattagtaaatttgttgtgtttaggtgtatcattttgccataattatattcagctcggattgtttcaggtctgtaatggtgattgtctaattgcagtatgtaaattttcccaaacatttttggTGTGGATGGAAATGTGATGTAATTGTAATGTAGCCCGGCTGGTGCTGTTTATATTATTCGGAACTAGTATGATGGAAAATGAAATATTATTGCCATTTGTATTAGTCATGATGTACGTTGGGGCTGTGTGTTGGTTTAACCCTTTTATAACTTGGAAAAGCGAAAATAGACGGATTAAATATTTTTCACGGCGATAGTTTTGTACGCCGAGGCTGATAGCTCACGTAAAAGGTTGTCCACTGGCTTTGTTTAGCGTAATGTATATTGCGTAAGGAAGAGataagtggggaaggggggggggatgtactcTTTTGCAATTAGTAAAAAAAGAACATAGTCAACAGAGCCAGCgaggtgttacaggttttcctgtttccctcccttccgtgccactgccttcgacgggtctccgGGACAAGCCTGGAATGGTCCTCGCcccccttctaacgtgtcaccccgaaactccttcactcccgttcccgttcccacttacccactgtccctcttgcccgaccagcttcagccagcaaactaccagcgtggtccgtctttggctgtcagcatgtgtctgaactctggcagcgtgtttgagcagaactggcgctgcagttgtctgcaaattgtattgtgctgtagttagacagaggttatttttgtgtgtgtgtgtgagtaatgcttgggtttgtggcgttcatttatttatgtatgtttgcatgaccatagtaaaacgagctgaacttttgtctccgtgtttgtgttgtcgggacgttactctggggaggggcgggggttcatgggcaaccccttacgggttgtgacattggtgttgttgtttttgttggtggtggtgttggtggtgttcttgttgtttttgttggtggtggtgttggtggtgttcttgttgtttttgttggtggtggtgttggtggtgttcttgttgtttttgttggtggtggtgttggtggtgttcttgttgtttttgttggtggtggtgttggtggtgttcttgttgtttttgttggtggtggtgttggtggtgttcttgttgtttttgttggtggtggtgttggtgttcttgttgtttttgttggtggtggtgttggtggtgttcttgttgttgttgctccagtCTCTGTTCCCGTCTATCTTTTGCTGttattcttgttggtgttgttgctgttattgttggtgttatagcacacatacacacatatgcatgcatatatatatatatatatatatatatatatatatatatatatatatatatatatatatatgtgtgtgtgtgtgtgtgtgtgtgtgtgttgttggcgtccgtctgtctcgggagacaatggaactctgcgcctggttcagtcaagttgttgagttgcagcgcctgctgtggctgtacagtcccattctggatcggcaggctctgttgcagttgtcgcgGGTGAAAGTCGCacctggctcagagggtacggattctgccGTCTGCGCTCTGTCCCCTGTTCCCATTGCTGTTCTCTCTactcctcgctcctctggacgcatgccttcacggtccttctccagctgttgtggTCTTCAGCGATCACCTCCCAACCTGCTTGGTCCATGTCGCCTGCtctcatgtctcgtttgcagacgtccctgtagcgtaggacaggtcttcctgcaggtctggaaccagtggcgagctcgccacaaaggatgtccttggggattcgcCCGTCATCCATTTGCCTGACGTGGCCGAACGGTGCCCTGCATGTCTTCATGAAAAGACGTGATCATCCTCAGGAGCTGGGGGGACATCCAATCTGTAGCAGTGTGAAGAGACCTTTTTTGCTGACcaggtcgaaggccttggtgagttCGATGAATGCGACGTATAGAGGCCGTCTCTGCTCCCGACATTTCTCCTGTAGCTGTCGCAAGGAAAAGACCATGTCGACTGCTGATCTTCCAGCTCTGAATCCGCACAGTGCCTCAGGGTATTCGCGTTCAGCAAGTAACTGCAGTCTGCTCAGGACTACACGGGCAAAGGCTTTCCCAACGATACTGAGGGAGATTCCACGGTAGATGTCGCAGTCGCTGCGATCACCCTTGTTCTTGTACAGAGTGATGTTGGCGTCATGCATCTCCTGGGGCACAGTCCCTTCTTCCCAGcattatatataatttatatatatatatatatatatatatgtatattgtgttcttgttactgtttttgttgctcCTTTCTCTGCACTTGTTTGtctattgttgatattgttgattgttcttgttggtgctgttattgctgctggttgtgttcgtgatgttgttggtgttgttgattgttcttgttggtgctgttattgctgctggttgtgttcgtgatgttgttggtgttgttgattgttcttgttggtgctgttattgctgctggttgtgttcgtgatgttgttggtgttgttgattgttcttgttggtgctgttattgctgctggttgtgttcgtgatgttgttggtgttgttgattgttcttgttggtgctgttattgctgctggttgtgttcgtgatgttgttggtgttgttgattgttcttgttggtgctgttattgctgctggttgtgttcgtgatgttgttgatattgttgattgttcttgttggtgctgttattgctgctggttgtgttcgtgatgttgttggtgttgattgttcttgttggtgctgttattgctgctggttgtgttcgtgatgttgttggtgttgttgattgttcttgttggtgctgttattgctgctggttgtgttcgtgatgttgttggtgttgttgattgttcttgttggtgctgttattgctgctggttgtgttcgtgatgttgttggtgttgttgattgttcttgttggtgctgttattgctgctggttgtgttcgtgatgttgttggtgttgttgattgttcttgttggtgctgttattgctgctggttgtgttcgtgatgttgttggtgttgttgattgttcttgttggtgctgttattgctgctggttgtgttcgtgatgttgttggtgttgttgattgttcttgttggtgctgttattgctgctggttgtgttcgtgatgttgttgatattgttgattgttcttgttggtgctgttattgctgctggttgtgttcgtgatgttgttggtgttgattgttcttgttggtgctgttattgctgctggttgtgttcgtgatgttgttggtgttgttgattgttcttgttggtgctgttattgctgctggttgtgttcgtgatgttgttggtgttgttgattgttcttgttggtgctgttattgctgctggttgtgttcgtgatgttgttggtgttgttgattgttcttgttggtgctgttattgctgctggttgtgttcgtgatgttgttggtgttgttgattgttcttgttggtgctgttattgctgctggttgtgttcgtgatgttgttggtgttgttgattgttcttgttggtgctgttattgctgctggttgtgttcgtgatgttgttggtgttgttgattgttcttgttggtgctgttattgctgctggttgtgttcgtgatgttgttggtgttgttgattgttcttgttggtgctgttattgctgctggttgtgttcgtgatgttgttggtgttgttgattgttcttgttggtgctgttattgctgctggttgtgttcgtgatgttgttggtgttgttgattgttcttgttggtgctgttattgctgctggttgtgttcgtgatgttgttgatattgttgattgttcttgttggtgctgttattgctgctggttgtgttcgtgatgttgttggtgttgttgattgttcttgttggtgctgttattgctgctggttgtgttcgtgatgttgttgatattgttgattgttcttgttggtgctgttattgctgctggttgtgttcgtgatgttgttggtgttgttgattgttcttgttggtgctgttattgctgctggttgtgttcgtgatgttgttggtgttgttgattgttcttgttggtgctgttattgctgctggttgtgttcgtgatgttgttggtgttgttgattgttcttgttggtgctgttattgctgctggttgtgttcgtgatgttgttggtgttgttgattgttcttgttggtgctgttattgctgctggttgtgttcgtgatgttgttggtgttgttgattgttcttgttggtgctgttattgctgctggttgtgttcgtgatgttgttggtgttgattgttcttgttggtgctgttattgctgctggttgtgttcgtgatgttgttggtgttgattgttcttgttggtgctgttattgctgctggttgtgttcgtgatgttgttggtgttgttgattgttcttgttggtgctgttattgctgctggttgtgttcgtgatgttgttggtgttgttgattgttcttgttggtgctgttattgctgctggttgtgttcgtgatgttgttggtgttgattgttcttgttggtgctgttattgctgctggttgtgttcgtgatgttgttggtgttgttgattgttcttgttggtgctgttattgctgctggttgtgttcgtgatgttgttggtgttgttgattgttcttgttggtgctgttattgctgctggttgtgttcgtgatgttgttggtgttgattgttcttgttggtgctgttattgctgctggttgtgttcgtgatgttgttggtgttgttgattgttcttgttggtgctgttattgctgctggttgtgttcgtgatgttgttggtgttgttgattgttcttgttggtgctgttattgctgctggttgtgttcgtgatgttgttggtgttgttgattgttcttgttggtgctgttattgctgctggttgtgttcgtgatgttgttggtgttgttgattgttcttgttggtgctgttattgctgctggttgtgttcgtgatgttgttggtgttgttgattgttcttgttggtgctgttattgctgctggttgtgttcgtgatgttgttggtgttgttgattgttcttgttggtgctgttattgctgctggttgtgttcgtgatgttgttggtgttgttgattgttcttgttggtgctgttattgctgctggttgtgttcgtgatgttgttggtgttgttgattgttcttgttggtgctgttattgctgctggttgtgttcgtgatgttgttggtgttgttgattgttcttgttggtgctgttattgctgctggttgtgttcgtgatgttgttggtgttgttgattgttcttgttggtgctgttattgctgctggttgtgttcgtgatgttgttggtgttgttgattgttcttgttggtgctgttattgctgctggttgtgttcgtgatgttgttggtgttgttgattgttcttgttggtgctgttattgctgctggttgtgttcgtgatgttgttggtgttgttgctattgttggtgtttttattgttattatcgatgttattttttgttgttgttgttgttgttgttgttgctgttgttgctgctcctgtcATTGTCACCTATCaccactcttgttgttgtttgacggAGTTGCTTTGTGTCTGTGAAGGTACCACAGCCCCAGCTTCCTTCACCACAACCCCAGCTTCCTTCACCACAACCCCAGCTTCCTTCACCACAGCCCCAGCTTCCTTCACCACAGCCCCAGCTTCCTTCACCACAGCCCCAGCTTCCTTCACCACAGCCCCAGCTTCCTTCACCACAGCCCCAGCTTCCTTCACCACAGCCCCAGCTTCCTTCACCACAACCCCAGCTTCCTTCACCACAACCCCAGCTTCCTTCACCACAGCCCCAGCTTCCTTCACCACAACCCCAGCTTCCTTCACCACAACCACTTCCCGgactacctcctcctccactatcacCACTGTCACAAAAACCTGTaagagactggtgtgtgtgtgtgtgtgtgtgcgtgcgtgtgtgcgtgcgtgtgtgcgtgcgtgtttgtgtgcgtgtttgtgtgcgtgtttgtttgtgtgcgtgtttgtttgtgtgtgtgtttgtttgtgtgtgtttgtttgtgtgtgtgtttgtgtgtgtgtgtgtgtgagcctgtgtgcgtgtgactctgtgtgtgtgtgtgtgcgcgtgcgcgcgcttcgtgcgcgtgtgtgtgtgtttgtgtgtgtgtgtgtgtgtgtgtttgtgtgtgtgtgtgtgtgctgcgcgtgCACGTATGTGTTCCAACAAAAAACTAGTaagagactggtgtgtgtgtgtgtgtgtgtgtgtgtgtgtgtgtgtgtgtgtgtgtgtgtgtgtgtgtgtgtgcgcgcgcgcgcgtgtgagcctgtgtgcgtgtgactctgcgtatatgtatgtgtatatatatatatatatatatgtatatatatatatatgtatatgtgtgtatatatatatatgtgtgtgtgtgtgtgtgtgtgcgcgcgcgcgcgcgtgt
This genomic window contains:
- the LOC143289699 gene encoding uncharacterized protein LOC143289699; translated protein: MHDANITLYKNKGDRSDCDIYRGISLSIVGKAFARVVLSRLQLLAEREYPEALCGFRAGRSAVDMVFSLRQLQEKCREQRRPLYVAFIELTKAFDLVSKKGLFTLLQIGCPPSS